The following are encoded in a window of bacterium genomic DNA:
- a CDS encoding ATP-binding protein — protein sequence MDKSKEEQRGLLASLHHELRSTVTVIIGCCELLLENKGKELGNEQATSLQRLRLGSIEWLRLIDDLLGADANRNQSGEEALRHRCRSSLHAILGNAEMLLDQVREKSLKSLIPDMQTMVAAGRRLLLLVEKCLEEGDLQIIHSQTDPTKTFSAPDVDDVLSVTSPISPAASQEQPGFILVVDNQEQNRDLLVRRLEGDGHGVEIASSGQQALDLARSQKPELILLNLILPEMTGHEVLQQLKADEGLMNIPVIVISALAESNAAARCVEIGADDYLTLPIAPVLLRARVNSCLEKKRLRDREKQLFTKLQESYDRLEALGKLKDDLTHMIIHDLRTPLTSVITGLMTIEGVGELEEVQKELLDNSIYDGQVLLGMVNDLLDITKMEDGSLQLERAELEPHEIISRALEQVQTLAKEKHQVLDAKVENDLKIINADEDKLRRTLVNLVGNSVKFTPENGTITISVKLDKHGDPVIFAVSDTGEGIPKEAFEKIFEKFGQVESRKSGRKMSTGLGLTFCKMAVEAHGGRIWVESELGKGTTFWFTIPSKT from the coding sequence AAACAAAGGAAAAGAGCTTGGAAACGAGCAAGCCACAAGTCTTCAGCGGTTACGCTTGGGCAGTATTGAATGGCTAAGGCTTATCGATGACCTTCTGGGCGCTGATGCGAACCGCAACCAATCAGGAGAAGAAGCGCTTCGTCATAGATGCCGTTCGTCTCTCCATGCAATTCTGGGCAATGCTGAAATGCTCTTAGATCAAGTGAGGGAGAAATCGCTCAAAAGTCTTATTCCTGACATGCAAACAATGGTCGCTGCAGGAAGGCGATTGCTTTTGCTTGTGGAGAAATGCTTAGAGGAAGGCGATTTGCAAATTATCCACAGCCAAACCGACCCAACCAAAACATTCTCTGCACCCGATGTCGATGATGTCCTCTCTGTGACCAGTCCCATATCTCCAGCAGCATCACAAGAGCAACCCGGCTTTATTCTGGTGGTCGACAATCAAGAGCAAAATCGTGATTTGTTAGTACGCCGGCTCGAAGGGGATGGTCATGGGGTCGAGATTGCCTCCTCTGGCCAACAGGCGTTAGACCTTGCTCGATCTCAAAAACCCGAATTAATCCTGCTCAATCTAATATTGCCCGAAATGACCGGTCATGAAGTATTGCAACAGTTGAAAGCCGATGAAGGTTTAATGAATATCCCGGTGATTGTCATTTCGGCGTTGGCCGAATCCAATGCTGCAGCGCGATGTGTTGAAATTGGCGCTGATGACTATCTTACCCTGCCCATCGCTCCCGTCCTGCTTCGAGCACGAGTCAATTCATGCCTTGAGAAAAAGCGCTTGAGAGATCGCGAAAAACAGCTCTTTACGAAACTCCAGGAAAGCTACGACCGATTAGAAGCACTCGGAAAGCTCAAAGATGACTTAACCCACATGATTATTCACGACCTGCGCACCCCTCTCACTTCCGTCATCACAGGCCTTATGACCATCGAAGGGGTGGGCGAATTAGAAGAAGTTCAAAAGGAACTTCTCGACAACTCCATTTATGATGGGCAGGTTCTTTTGGGAATGGTCAACGACCTGTTGGACATCACCAAAATGGAAGACGGCTCCCTCCAACTTGAACGAGCGGAACTTGAACCTCATGAAATTATTTCTCGCGCCCTTGAACAAGTCCAAACGCTCGCCAAAGAAAAGCATCAGGTCTTGGATGCGAAAGTTGAAAACGATCTCAAAATAATCAACGCAGATGAAGACAAGCTCCGCCGAACCCTCGTCAACTTAGTCGGTAATTCAGTGAAGTTCACCCCTGAAAACGGAACGATAACAATTTCAGTTAAGCTCGATAAACATGGAGATCCGGTCATCTTCGCAGTCTCCGATACCGGCGAAGGCATCCCAAAGGAGGCGTTCGAAAAGATTTTCGAAAAATTCGGCCAAGTGGAGAGCCGTAAATCAGGCAGAAAGATGTCGACAGGCTTAGGCCTTACATTCTGCAAAATGGCCGTAGAAGCACACGGTGGCCGTATCTGGGTAGAGAGCGAACTAGGCAAAGGCACAACCTTCTGGTTCACTATTCCATCTAAGACTTAA
- a CDS encoding M48 family metalloprotease, producing MSLKCLSINGKSVIRWLTISILLASFGIPANADMFKPGKSDQIRMGEQAAKDVLREKKLATGPKADALQRISTKLLENLPDKQKKDWKWNFYLIQSKEVNAFALPGGSIFIYTGLSDKMDNDNQMAAVVGHEMAHVYKEHWANMVADATKRELGLAIILGLTKAGSTWQTIAGGIDTLMILSYSRKDEDQADESGLLNMCRAGFDTTGMVQLFEILKKAGGDASSIELLRSHPDTKARIKKTQERIEKLKKSTDCTLGTSKK from the coding sequence ATGTCTCTTAAGTGCCTTAGCATTAATGGCAAAAGTGTCATTAGATGGCTTACTATCTCAATACTATTAGCATCATTTGGCATACCCGCGAACGCCGATATGTTCAAGCCGGGCAAGTCCGACCAGATCAGAATGGGCGAGCAAGCCGCCAAGGATGTATTGCGAGAAAAGAAGCTGGCGACCGGCCCAAAAGCTGATGCGCTACAGCGGATTTCAACAAAGCTATTGGAGAATTTACCTGACAAACAGAAAAAAGACTGGAAGTGGAATTTCTACCTGATTCAAAGTAAAGAAGTGAATGCTTTCGCCCTTCCTGGGGGAAGTATTTTCATTTATACAGGCTTATCCGATAAGATGGATAACGACAACCAGATGGCGGCGGTTGTCGGCCACGAGATGGCGCATGTCTATAAAGAGCATTGGGCCAATATGGTTGCCGATGCCACCAAGCGTGAGTTGGGTTTGGCTATCATTTTAGGGCTAACAAAAGCCGGCTCAACCTGGCAGACTATCGCTGGCGGGATTGATACGCTCATGATTCTCAGCTACTCTCGCAAAGATGAGGATCAAGCCGATGAAAGCGGTCTTCTCAACATGTGCCGCGCTGGTTTTGACACCACTGGAATGGTGCAATTGTTCGAGATTCTTAAAAAAGCAGGCGGCGATGCCAGCTCAATCGAACTCCTACGCTCCCACCCAGACACCAAAGCCCGCATCAAAAAAACCCAGGAGCGAATAGAAAAACTAAAGAAATCCACCGACTGTACTTTGGGTACTAGTAAGAAGTAA